From Nitrosopumilus zosterae, the proteins below share one genomic window:
- a CDS encoding archaellin/type IV pilin N-terminal domain-containing protein, with the protein MKLQRKGTRHSHRGVIGVESAIVMIAFVIVAAALAFVVLNMGFTTSQKAKTSIISSLGESSSSMQVAGKVIGQGYVNGGSLNATAFPFKVSSGGSDVNLDAETMAVKYVSNGENYDNIYVGTLSTQEWKQLSAASIQADDSETSGTGEAFADIVGDPFSNETPTNTRAFVYFTQANESPPNDILSQGETAVLAILYNAADKPSALDKVKIEIITPTGAALTVERQVPTITNTIVDLG; encoded by the coding sequence ATGAAATTACAACGAAAGGGAACGCGACATTCTCATCGTGGAGTCATCGGTGTAGAGTCTGCAATAGTCATGATTGCATTTGTAATTGTAGCTGCAGCCTTAGCATTTGTTGTACTTAACATGGGATTTACTACCTCACAGAAAGCAAAGACTTCGATCATCTCTAGTTTGGGTGAGTCCAGTAGCAGCATGCAAGTTGCAGGTAAAGTTATTGGTCAAGGATACGTAAATGGCGGATCACTTAATGCTACAGCATTTCCATTTAAGGTCTCATCTGGTGGTTCAGATGTAAATCTTGATGCAGAGACTATGGCTGTAAAATATGTCAGTAATGGAGAAAATTACGACAATATCTATGTAGGTACATTATCTACTCAAGAATGGAAACAACTATCAGCAGCATCCATACAAGCAGATGATTCAGAAACTAGTGGAACAGGTGAAGCATTTGCCGACATAGTTGGCGATCCATTTAGTAATGAAACACCAACAAACACACGTGCATTTGTTTACTTTACACAAGCAAATGAATCACCACCAAATGACATTCTTTCACAAGGTGAAACCGCAGTTTTGGCAATTCTTTACAATGCAGCTGATAAACCTTCAGCGTTAGACAAAGTCAAAATTGAAATCATTACACCAACCGGTGCAGCCTTGACGGTAGAAAGACAAGTTCCAACAATCACAAACACCATAGTAGATTTGGGCTAG
- a CDS encoding archaellin/type IV pilin N-terminal domain-containing protein: protein MKLQRKGTRHSHRGVIGVESAIVMIAFVIVAAALAFVVLNMGFTTSQKAKTVTLAGLEESTSAMKIAGSITAIGCINVNSGCGVVQKINATTIPLKISESGNSINFASDVVSISYITKSIQYNNIYAGAITSEIFRQPVLAFRQADLETDSSFDAFNGANPVNGTIPNETSAFVYWAKRLNSNQVLDMGEHAVLAVAFAENDRPQSQDRINLEIMISSGATMTISRDISNITHEVIDLG from the coding sequence ATGAAATTACAGCGAAAGGGAACGCGACATTCTCATCGTGGAGTAATCGGTGTAGAGTCTGCAATAGTCATGATTGCATTTGTAATTGTAGCTGCAGCCTTAGCATTTGTTGTACTTAACATGGGATTTACTACCTCACAGAAAGCAAAGACTGTAACTCTAGCAGGTCTTGAAGAATCTACAAGTGCCATGAAGATAGCAGGGTCAATTACTGCAATAGGTTGTATTAATGTGAATTCAGGATGCGGAGTTGTTCAAAAAATTAATGCTACCACAATACCTTTAAAAATTTCAGAGTCGGGAAATTCCATAAATTTTGCATCAGATGTTGTCTCAATTAGCTATATTACTAAATCTATTCAATACAATAATATCTATGCAGGAGCAATAACATCCGAAATTTTTAGACAACCTGTTCTTGCATTTAGACAAGCCGACCTTGAAACAGATTCTTCATTTGATGCTTTTAATGGAGCAAATCCGGTTAACGGAACCATCCCCAATGAAACAAGTGCATTCGTGTATTGGGCAAAGAGATTAAATTCAAATCAAGTCTTAGATATGGGAGAGCACGCAGTTTTGGCAGTGGCATTTGCTGAAAATGATAGACCTCAATCACAAGACAGGATTAATTTAGAAATAATGATTTCAAGTGGTGCAACCATGACAATAAGTAGAGACATATCAAATATCACCCATGAAGTTATAGATTTAGGATAA
- a CDS encoding archaellin/type IV pilin N-terminal domain-containing protein has protein sequence MKLQRKGTRHSHRGVIGVESAIVMIAFVIVAAALAFVVLNMGFTTSQKAKTTIISGLGESSSSMQVAGKVIGVGCTSSSNGCSTPYLNATAYPIKITSGGDAVDLSAATTAVKYVSNSIEYDDIYSGTVTDAEYRSLDLAFEGAVANSLTNFSGNMNPVSETIVTNTAAFIYWTVSGSTINSILDDGEHAVLAVAFEDGERPTSLDTVRVEIIPATGASLSVERQVPTITTSVVDLG, from the coding sequence ATGAAATTACAACGAAAGGGAACGCGACATTCTCATCGTGGAGTCATCGGTGTAGAGTCTGCAATAGTCATGATTGCATTTGTAATTGTAGCTGCAGCCTTAGCATTTGTTGTACTTAACATGGGATTTACTACCTCACAGAAAGCAAAGACCACAATCATCTCAGGATTAGGAGAGTCTAGTAGCAGCATGCAAGTTGCCGGTAAAGTTATCGGCGTAGGCTGTACATCATCTAGTAATGGATGCAGTACACCATATCTTAATGCAACTGCATACCCAATCAAGATTACTTCTGGTGGAGATGCAGTAGATTTGTCAGCAGCAACAACTGCAGTCAAATATGTCAGCAATAGTATCGAATATGACGATATTTACTCTGGTACAGTTACTGATGCAGAATACAGATCATTAGATTTAGCATTTGAGGGTGCAGTAGCTAATAGTTTGACAAACTTCTCAGGAAATATGAATCCTGTATCTGAAACAATAGTAACCAACACTGCAGCATTCATCTACTGGACAGTTAGTGGATCAACCATCAATTCAATCTTAGATGATGGTGAACATGCAGTTTTGGCAGTGGCATTTGAAGATGGGGAAAGACCAACTTCACTTGATACAGTTAGAGTGGAGATAATTCCAGCAACTGGAGCCTCATTGTCAGTAGAACGTCAAGTTCCAACAATCACTACATCCGTAGTAGACCTAGGTTAA
- a CDS encoding archaellin/type IV pilin N-terminal domain-containing protein, translating to MKLQRKGTRHSHRGVIGVESAIVMIAFVIVAAALAFVVLNMGFTTSQKAKTTIISGLGESSSSMQVAGKVIGVGCTSSSNGCSTPYLNATAYPIKITSGGDAVDLSAATTAVKYVSNSIEYDDIYSGTVTDAEYRSLADAFRGAVDNSLTNFSGVINPVNQTVVTNTAAFIYWTVSGSTINSILDDGEHAVLAVAFEDGERPTSLDTVRVEIIPATGASLSVERQVPTITTSVVDLG from the coding sequence ATGAAATTACAGCGAAAGGGAACGCGACATTCTCATCGTGGAGTAATCGGTGTAGAGTCTGCAATAGTCATGATTGCATTTGTAATTGTAGCTGCAGCCTTAGCATTTGTTGTACTTAACATGGGATTTACTACCTCACAGAAAGCAAAGACCACAATCATCTCAGGATTAGGAGAGTCTAGTAGCAGCATGCAAGTTGCCGGTAAAGTTATCGGCGTAGGCTGTACATCATCTAGTAATGGATGCAGTACACCATATCTTAATGCAACTGCATACCCAATCAAGATTACTTCTGGTGGAGATGCAGTAGATTTGTCAGCAGCAACAACTGCAGTCAAATATGTCAGCAATAGTATCGAATATGACGATATTTACTCTGGTACAGTTACTGATGCAGAATACAGATCATTAGCTGATGCATTTAGAGGAGCAGTAGACAATAGTTTGACAAACTTCTCAGGAGTCATAAATCCTGTAAATCAAACCGTAGTAACCAACACTGCAGCATTCATCTACTGGACAGTTAGTGGATCAACCATCAATTCAATCTTAGATGATGGTGAACATGCAGTTTTGGCAGTGGCATTTGAAGATGGGGAAAGACCAACTTCACTTGATACAGTTAGAGTGGAGATAATTCCAGCAACTGGAGCCTCATTGTCAGTAGAACGTCAAGTTCCAACAATCACTACATCCGTAGTAGACCTAGGTTAA
- a CDS encoding archaellin/type IV pilin N-terminal domain-containing protein, whose product MKLQRKGTRHSHRGVIGVESAIVMIAFVIVAAALAFVVLNMGFTTSQKAKTTIISGLGESSSSMQVAGKVIGVGCTTSAGGCSSTPYLNATAYPIKVTSGGDAVDLSAATTAVRYLSNAIEYDDVYAGPITATEYRSLTDALDQADAESSSDFDDFNNAQPMTGSVVANTAAFIYWSVQTTANAVLDQGEHAVLVVAFEDGERPTSLDTVRVEIIPATGASLSVERQVPTITTSVVDLG is encoded by the coding sequence ATGAAATTACAGCGAAAGGGAACGCGACATTCTCATCGTGGAGTAATCGGTGTAGAGTCTGCAATAGTCATGATTGCATTTGTAATTGTAGCTGCAGCCTTAGCATTTGTTGTACTTAACATGGGATTTACTACCTCACAGAAAGCAAAGACCACAATCATCTCAGGATTAGGAGAGTCTAGTAGCAGCATGCAAGTTGCCGGTAAAGTTATCGGCGTAGGCTGTACAACATCGGCAGGAGGTTGTTCATCAACCCCATATCTTAATGCAACTGCATACCCAATCAAGGTTACTTCTGGTGGAGATGCAGTAGATTTGTCAGCAGCAACAACTGCAGTAAGATACCTTAGCAATGCTATTGAGTATGATGATGTTTATGCAGGTCCAATCACGGCAACAGAATACAGATCTTTAACAGATGCATTAGATCAGGCAGATGCCGAAAGCAGTAGTGATTTTGATGATTTTAACAATGCACAACCAATGACAGGATCTGTTGTCGCTAACACGGCAGCATTCATCTACTGGTCAGTCCAAACAACTGCTAATGCAGTATTAGATCAAGGAGAGCACGCAGTATTAGTAGTTGCATTTGAAGATGGGGAAAGACCAACTTCACTTGATACAGTTAGAGTGGAGATAATTCCAGCAACTGGAGCCTCATTGTCAGTAGAACGTCAAGTTCCAACAATCACTACATCCGTAGTAGACCTAGGTTAA
- a CDS encoding cupredoxin domain-containing protein: MKIIIILGLFMILPHIVLSAYAENSWIISINPYDSQKGQELFKPKELPIFSGDRITWQNNDSTSHRIVSGVPQHPDYSGTFFSTDVISGGENSNSVSLDFIDYAGYYYFCEIHPWYTGKIFFEDRPNILFSTLDISYKILNQNILSIGGLVESDLGNTEYEMLIYDSKNNLIYQKIKLFESDASFNEVIDISDSLWNKDENYLLKLVYGVPSESTSMQIKISKNTTHDKSKYLEFCQDFKLEDSFLFEEIRLPNWFKKTLCWHGNDVTTEKEFVNSLNFFKNSL, encoded by the coding sequence GTGAAAATAATTATTATTTTAGGGCTATTCATGATTTTACCACATATTGTTTTGTCAGCATATGCAGAAAATTCGTGGATTATATCCATAAATCCGTATGATAGTCAAAAAGGACAAGAATTATTCAAGCCCAAAGAACTTCCAATATTTTCAGGAGATAGGATAACATGGCAAAATAATGATTCAACTAGTCACAGAATTGTTAGTGGGGTACCTCAGCATCCAGATTATTCGGGAACGTTCTTTTCCACAGATGTCATTTCAGGAGGAGAAAACAGTAATTCTGTTTCATTAGATTTTATAGATTATGCAGGATACTATTATTTTTGTGAAATACATCCATGGTATACAGGTAAAATATTTTTTGAAGATAGACCGAATATACTTTTTTCCACACTAGACATATCATATAAAATTCTAAATCAAAACATTCTATCAATTGGAGGATTAGTGGAATCAGATTTAGGAAATACAGAATATGAGATGCTAATTTATGACAGTAAAAACAATCTGATCTATCAAAAAATCAAATTATTCGAGTCAGATGCATCTTTTAATGAAGTTATAGATATTTCAGATTCTTTATGGAATAAAGATGAAAATTATCTACTTAAGTTAGTGTATGGTGTTCCAAGTGAATCTACCAGCATGCAGATAAAAATTTCAAAAAACACAACACATGACAAATCAAAATATTTAGAATTTTGTCAAGATTTTAAATTAGAAGATAGTTTTCTTTTTGAAGAAATACGTCTTCCAAATTGGTTCAAAAAAACATTATGCTGGCACGGCAATGATGTAACGACAGAAAAAGAATTTGTCAATTCATTAAATTTCTTTAAAAATTCTCTTTAA
- a CDS encoding archaellin/type IV pilin N-terminal domain-containing protein: MKLQRKGTRHSHRGVIGVESAIVMIAFVIVAAALAFVVLNMGFSTTQKTKNAIVSSADEASSALEIAGKVVGSGHITAGKLNATAVPLKIVSGGSAINLNPSNAAIRYISNDVEHGNIFAGALSVGTYDTLAEAMQASVTAGYISSNPVNDTSPAETKAVFYFNVNRNDNFILDQGEHGMLAIAFSESERPQSLDVIRAEVILPTGAPLSVERTVPNISSAIVDLG, encoded by the coding sequence ATGAAATTACAACGAAAGGGAACGCGACATTCTCATCGTGGAGTAATCGGTGTAGAGTCTGCAATAGTCATGATTGCATTTGTAATTGTAGCTGCAGCCTTAGCATTTGTTGTACTTAACATGGGATTCTCAACTACGCAAAAAACAAAAAATGCCATAGTCTCAAGTGCAGATGAAGCAAGTAGTGCATTAGAGATTGCAGGTAAAGTTGTGGGTTCAGGTCACATTACTGCAGGAAAACTTAATGCGACAGCCGTTCCACTAAAGATTGTCTCCGGAGGGTCAGCAATTAACCTTAATCCCTCGAATGCGGCCATTCGTTATATTAGTAACGATGTAGAGCACGGCAATATCTTTGCAGGAGCATTATCTGTAGGAACATATGATACATTGGCAGAAGCAATGCAAGCATCGGTTACTGCAGGATACATATCATCAAATCCTGTAAATGATACTAGCCCAGCTGAAACAAAAGCAGTGTTTTATTTCAATGTGAATAGAAATGACAACTTTATCTTGGATCAAGGTGAACATGGAATGTTAGCAATAGCATTTTCAGAATCTGAAAGACCACAATCACTTGATGTGATTAGAGCCGAAGTAATTCTTCCAACTGGAGCACCATTGTCAGTAGAGCGTACAGTTCCAAACATATCATCAGCAATAGTAGATCTTGGTTAA
- a CDS encoding TrmB family transcriptional regulator: MLSKDEIYNSLVHFGLEEIDAKIYVGLLQMGSVTVGTMAQKLNVDRGKAYRSLNKLRNMGVISTTFSNPTIVNAVEPSEALTSVIQKKEDEIVMLQKLARTVIESLHNYENNVAATDLSSFSIVQGRSNIYTRIGKLIQESTDKIFLVTTSDDLMRMYHTSIPDKIHAKISAGGEVRIITNDCDSKTMEIIEQLGTPEVKIGKLPSKSRMIVESKHQLIMSGAMKESMDLNDDVDSIMYTNSEEMVENMFSLCTHLWKKSKPMEILSSN; the protein is encoded by the coding sequence ATGTTAAGTAAAGATGAAATCTATAATTCTCTAGTTCATTTCGGTTTAGAAGAAATAGATGCCAAAATCTATGTAGGTCTACTTCAAATGGGTTCTGTAACTGTAGGTACAATGGCACAAAAACTAAACGTCGATAGAGGAAAGGCATACAGATCTCTTAACAAGCTGAGAAACATGGGAGTTATTTCAACAACTTTTTCAAACCCTACTATTGTGAATGCTGTGGAGCCATCAGAAGCATTGACAAGTGTAATTCAAAAGAAAGAAGATGAAATAGTGATGTTGCAAAAGTTGGCAAGAACTGTAATTGAAAGTCTACATAATTATGAAAATAATGTAGCTGCTACTGATTTGTCATCATTCTCTATTGTTCAAGGAAGATCAAATATCTACACTAGAATTGGAAAACTAATTCAAGAATCTACAGATAAAATCTTCCTGGTTACAACTTCAGATGATTTGATGAGGATGTATCATACATCTATTCCAGATAAAATACATGCAAAAATTAGTGCAGGTGGTGAAGTGAGAATAATCACTAATGACTGTGATTCCAAAACAATGGAGATAATTGAGCAGTTAGGTACACCTGAAGTTAAAATTGGAAAACTACCATCTAAAAGTAGAATGATTGTAGAGTCCAAACATCAACTAATAATGTCTGGTGCAATGAAAGAATCTATGGATCTTAACGATGATGTAGATTCAATCATGTACACAAATTCTGAAGAGATGGTTGAAAACATGTTTAGTTTGTGTACTCATTTATGGAAAAAATCAAAACCAATGGAAATACTATCTTCCAATTAA
- a CDS encoding tetratricopeptide repeat protein — MSANSALVKFKMVNGLIGSILEENRVSFRTLFPKLPQIDTEVRSKIEKLLDSRERIKGEIDGDDDFEDFTDDLNLANYFLACRKFSESLRYYESALVKNPQSYSALCNKGLCLFKLSKLDEALTCYDEALTTYKNIPEAFFMKGKIMFAKQNFSEAIKQFQNILELESENLDAKFYLGKSQIKIGNIQDGVSTLESIIANNDHGDSLLLLGQTFTKQNESQKALIYLNKLAEISPNHVEAHLLLGKTYVEINNFNDAIAHFEKVLNKTPNNIEARILLGKTHMDINNTNEAMSNFDKILEISPNHKEALNYKIELLEKNGKLDEAIECCDHLVDSTSEPREQLLKKGILLFNNNKTADALTIFNGVLGKTKTNNIALIYKARIFAQKQEFQEALLCIENILKSEPDNMEALENAAELSLKVGNYENGLSYTNQLLSKSSSTSILERKSHLLSILGRHEEAGQIAMKIIQTNKNNPNAFYELGKTHLILNNFEKAIDSFEKALSMNPLDSNIILKKSMAFFSQQKYEDAILCLEQIPENDDRYYYAQYQKSKIQMIQGNTKQAMEILSKVIKTNKTFKEIASNEVIFESISNMFEFKELIK; from the coding sequence ATGTCTGCAAATTCTGCATTGGTTAAATTTAAGATGGTAAATGGCCTAATAGGCAGCATTTTGGAGGAAAACAGAGTATCATTTAGAACATTATTTCCTAAATTGCCCCAAATTGATACAGAAGTAAGATCAAAAATCGAGAAATTATTAGATTCAAGAGAGAGAATTAAAGGGGAAATAGACGGAGATGACGATTTTGAAGATTTTACAGATGATCTAAATCTTGCAAATTATTTTCTTGCGTGTAGAAAATTTTCTGAATCATTAAGGTATTATGAAAGCGCTTTAGTGAAAAACCCTCAATCATATTCAGCTTTATGTAACAAGGGATTATGTCTTTTTAAATTATCGAAATTAGATGAGGCGTTAACATGTTATGATGAAGCCTTAACTACGTATAAGAACATCCCAGAAGCATTTTTTATGAAAGGAAAGATCATGTTTGCAAAACAAAATTTTTCAGAAGCAATCAAACAATTTCAAAATATACTAGAGTTAGAATCTGAAAATTTAGATGCCAAATTTTATTTAGGAAAATCACAAATAAAAATCGGGAATATTCAAGATGGAGTTAGTACATTAGAATCAATCATTGCAAATAATGATCATGGAGACTCATTGTTGTTGTTAGGACAGACATTCACAAAACAAAATGAATCTCAAAAGGCTTTGATCTATTTGAATAAACTTGCAGAGATTTCACCAAACCATGTAGAAGCTCACTTACTTTTAGGAAAAACATATGTTGAAATCAATAATTTCAATGATGCAATTGCACATTTTGAAAAAGTGTTAAACAAAACACCAAACAACATAGAGGCACGCATACTTTTAGGAAAAACACACATGGACATAAATAATACTAATGAAGCAATGTCTAATTTTGACAAAATTTTAGAAATTTCACCAAACCATAAAGAAGCGTTAAATTATAAAATCGAATTGTTGGAAAAGAACGGAAAACTTGATGAAGCAATAGAGTGTTGTGATCATTTAGTAGATTCAACATCAGAACCCAGAGAGCAATTATTAAAGAAAGGAATATTGTTATTCAACAACAACAAAACTGCTGATGCATTAACTATTTTTAACGGGGTTTTAGGTAAAACAAAAACAAACAATATTGCACTCATTTACAAAGCAAGAATATTTGCTCAAAAACAAGAATTTCAAGAAGCTCTTCTATGTATAGAAAACATCCTCAAATCAGAGCCAGACAATATGGAAGCACTGGAAAATGCAGCTGAATTATCATTAAAAGTTGGAAATTATGAAAACGGGTTATCTTATACTAATCAACTATTATCAAAATCATCATCAACATCAATTTTAGAGAGAAAATCACACCTATTGTCCATTCTTGGGCGTCATGAAGAAGCAGGCCAGATAGCCATGAAAATAATCCAAACTAACAAAAACAACCCAAATGCATTTTATGAACTTGGTAAAACACATCTAATTTTGAATAATTTTGAGAAGGCAATAGACTCTTTTGAGAAAGCGCTGAGTATGAATCCTCTAGATTCAAACATAATTTTGAAAAAATCGATGGCATTTTTTTCTCAACAAAAATATGAGGATGCAATTCTTTGTCTAGAGCAAATTCCAGAGAATGACGACCGTTATTATTATGCGCAATATCAAAAATCAAAGATTCAGATGATACAAGGCAATACAAAACAAGCTATGGAAATTTTATCCAAAGTGATTAAAACAAATAAAACTTTTAAAGAAATTGCGTCAAATGAAGTGATTTTTGAAAGCATATCAAATATGTTTGAATTTAAAGAATTAATAAAATAA
- a CDS encoding Ig-like domain-containing protein: protein MSLLLTFSLMGYAFAIENEYDLEYNLLPNKIHKNDVVTLEVYNMHGSQVSLDKIRDLKVESLDKSIIEIIDFEKIHSYKTLIKLKAYAEGETILYVFTEGSKLLEIPVKVYGNNLPKNISLDLFPDVFEIDQNNQGILSLLLTDENGVVTRADKDYLIKLGASKSGVITFSDSTAIISKGEFETMQTFTVNKKGLVTITAKSDDLESSKLLTVDESADREIQIFIIPEDISSSNTSSGHLIAQLFSNGKLTKATKDITVFYEIESSTDSETVNTSSDVNTINPNGYFQIQKGQTYGHELFSIQKGETDSYTLTATTQDPLMIVEETFETIDVELYGHEQIKFEPLSVLSDGSRQLIGVLYLEDENGHPVTADRDIVVPFTTSDKTISIENSIIKKGFESALVFGNMGYFVPTNSDIAPNIPNSEVVTLDVDGFDDDSVSLKTHVSTDHFLKGELHWIAVYMESSDGLFQIPNYLKIDVSDSDIFVVDKEHIMKYPYFTIIPIMAVDSGDEDLVINAGEFETSISLSSVSSKPDSLSLDHSDRLFNGVKDTFVLQILDSSGFPVQINEDINVKIFSSDSSILDFPKSVTIPKKSSFTLFDLEPTSSGTLDVSFVSEGLPILTEEIVVEEITPTIQITSADIVEEGDSFIVSILAKQNGVPLQNAPVIWELEGGITTISDEQTGPTGEAIASIISTSDESVKILASIDGPIQSAFASKIIKVNSTSVEMIQESDDSFKKPDVAGFDPILVMVPAALVGMIFYMKRKSK from the coding sequence GTGTCTCTTTTGTTGACTTTCTCTTTGATGGGTTATGCTTTTGCAATAGAAAATGAGTATGATTTGGAATATAATCTTCTCCCTAACAAAATTCACAAAAATGATGTAGTTACTTTAGAAGTGTATAACATGCATGGTAGTCAAGTATCTTTGGATAAAATACGTGATCTAAAAGTAGAATCTCTTGATAAATCTATTATTGAAATAATTGATTTTGAAAAAATCCATTCTTATAAAACTTTGATCAAATTAAAAGCATATGCTGAAGGTGAAACGATTCTTTATGTTTTTACTGAGGGTTCTAAATTATTGGAGATTCCTGTAAAAGTTTATGGAAATAATCTCCCAAAAAATATCTCTCTTGATCTATTTCCTGATGTTTTTGAAATAGACCAAAACAATCAAGGAATATTGTCACTTTTACTTACTGATGAAAATGGTGTGGTAACAAGAGCAGATAAAGATTATTTAATAAAACTTGGCGCTTCCAAATCGGGAGTTATCACTTTTAGTGATTCTACTGCGATTATATCTAAAGGGGAGTTTGAAACCATGCAGACTTTTACCGTTAATAAAAAAGGTTTAGTCACTATTACTGCAAAGTCAGATGATCTTGAGTCATCTAAATTATTGACTGTTGATGAATCTGCCGATAGAGAAATTCAAATATTTATAATTCCTGAAGATATTAGTTCGTCTAATACTTCAAGTGGACATTTAATTGCACAGTTATTTTCAAATGGAAAGTTAACTAAAGCTACAAAAGACATCACTGTTTTCTATGAAATTGAAAGTTCAACTGATTCAGAAACTGTAAACACAAGTTCTGATGTTAATACTATAAACCCTAATGGATACTTTCAAATTCAAAAAGGACAAACTTATGGCCATGAATTATTTTCAATTCAAAAAGGTGAAACTGACTCATACACGCTTACTGCAACAACTCAAGATCCATTAATGATAGTTGAAGAAACATTTGAAACAATAGATGTTGAATTGTATGGCCATGAACAAATAAAATTTGAACCTCTGTCTGTTTTATCTGATGGCTCTAGGCAGTTAATAGGTGTGCTTTATCTTGAAGATGAAAATGGCCATCCTGTAACTGCTGATAGAGATATCGTTGTTCCATTTACTACCTCTGATAAAACAATCTCTATTGAGAATTCCATTATTAAAAAAGGATTTGAATCTGCTTTGGTATTTGGAAACATGGGGTATTTTGTACCTACAAATTCTGACATTGCCCCGAATATTCCCAACTCTGAAGTTGTTACACTAGATGTTGATGGATTTGATGACGATTCTGTATCCTTGAAGACTCATGTGTCTACAGATCATTTTCTAAAAGGTGAACTACATTGGATTGCCGTCTATATGGAATCTTCTGATGGGTTGTTTCAAATTCCAAATTACCTTAAAATCGATGTCTCTGATTCTGATATATTTGTAGTTGATAAAGAGCACATAATGAAATATCCTTATTTTACAATAATCCCTATAATGGCAGTTGATTCAGGTGATGAAGATTTAGTAATTAATGCAGGTGAATTTGAAACTAGTATTTCATTATCTAGTGTTTCATCAAAACCTGATTCATTATCGCTTGATCATTCTGATAGATTATTTAATGGAGTTAAAGATACCTTTGTTTTGCAAATATTAGATTCCTCAGGATTTCCTGTACAAATTAATGAAGACATTAATGTCAAAATATTTTCTTCTGATTCATCCATACTTGATTTTCCTAAAAGTGTAACAATTCCCAAAAAGTCTAGTTTTACATTGTTTGATCTAGAACCTACATCTTCTGGAACTCTTGATGTTTCTTTTGTTTCTGAGGGATTACCAATACTTACTGAAGAGATCGTAGTCGAGGAAATTACCCCTACAATACAAATCACTAGCGCTGATATTGTGGAAGAAGGAGATTCTTTTATTGTTTCGATTTTGGCAAAACAAAATGGGGTTCCTTTACAAAATGCTCCTGTTATTTGGGAATTAGAGGGTGGTATAACTACTATCAGTGATGAACAAACTGGTCCCACAGGTGAGGCGATTGCATCTATAATTTCTACTTCGGATGAATCTGTAAAGATTTTGGCTAGTATTGATGGTCCTATTCAATCAGCATTTGCATCAAAAATTATCAAAGTCAATTCAACATCTGTTGAAATGATTCAAGAATCTGATGATTCATTTAAGAAACCCGATGTTGCAGGATTTGATCCTATCTTGGTTATGGTTCCTGCTGCACTTGTGGGAATGATATTTTATATGAAAAGAAAATCAAAATAA